The genomic segment ATTGCATTTTAATTACATCCTGAGTATTGGTCATGTAGTGTTTTGTATGGTGATTCAATTAATATTTCACACTCCctgacaaaacaataatattttaactacaaatatttaataaattttcaAAAGACAACTATTCCCTAATTTGAAATTCCTGTGTTGTCTTAATATCAAGAATAATTgtatttctcctttaaaaaaatgttcttgtTTAACTGATAGACTTTCTGAACTACGTAACTAACTAGACATCTCTTTTATATATTAGCTATGAGAAACCAAAGAGGTTAATCTCTTATTAACTAACTTACAGGTATACTCAACTTCATCGATATAATTATTCAATGTCATTTATGTTACAGTTACTAAAGAAATGGACTGGATTCAAACTCTGGGGTTCATATCCTGATTCCACCACTTCGTATACAACTTAAGGTAAGTTACTTAATTTTTCTGctatcagtttccttatctgtgaaatgggagtaACAAAATACTTAATATTACTTCATGGAAATTAAAACAGAAGTATGTATATAAAATGCTTAGTCCTGTGTCTGTTGTTtagtaaacattaaataaatattagcGATTATGCTAGTTTTCAGTATGTAATCCTGTATTTATACATTCTTTTTTGTACTTACTAGTCCTTTCATTATTTGCATAAGTCTTATGTTTTCCAATCTTACATTTAGAGGTACCTGGAATGCACTATTGAAAAAAtaatattagaaagaaaaaaaatacattatttcaaCCAAGTTATCTGATGCTTTTAATAACAGTGATTTAAACCTAGAGAGGGACTCATCactgcatataaatatatacatttttctggGGCTTTAAGTaaacattaaatttttaaaaacgaAACTTGAATAATTTGTTTATAAAGACTTCCATGTATGTATTTACAAAAATGAAACCATGAAATTCATAGCTTCTTTAATGCAATATTTTCAAAACAGGCCCTTTTTGAACCAGCTTTTTTACATCGTCTCATGGATTCCCTGGTGGATGAGAACCACACTGCAGTGACAGAGTTCATTTTATTGGGCTTAACAGAAGATCCTACCCTTCGTGTCACCCTCTTTGTGGTCATCCTGTGCATCTATCTGGTGACCATATCTGGCAATCTCAGCACAATCATCCTTATCAGAATCTCTTCTCAGCTCCATCatcctatgtattttttcctgagcCACTTGGCTTTTTCTGACATAGGCTATTCATCTTCTGTCACACCCAATATGCTTATAAACTTCCTGGTGGAGAGACATACAATCTCCTATCTCGGATGTGCCATCCAGCTTGGTTCAGTTGTTTTCTTCGGGTCAGCTGAGTGCTGTCTTCTGGCTGCCATGGCTTATGATCGCTTTGTAGcaatctgcaacccactgctttaTTCAACTGAAATGTCCACGCAAGTCTGTGTCAAGCTATTCTCTATGGCTTATGTATGTGCTTTTCTCAATACTTGTTGTTGTACTATTTGCTTTGATTCGTTATGCTTCTGTGGACCAAATCAGGTTAATcattttttctgtgattttgCTCCTTTAGTTGAACTTTCCTGTTCTGATGTCAGTATCCCTGCAGTGGTCCCTTCATTTTCTTCTGGCTCCATCATTGTGGTCACAGTGTTTATCATAGCCATCTCCTACGTCTACATCCTCATCACCATCCTGAAGATGCGCTCCACTCAGGGCCAccacaaggccttctccacctgcaccTCCCACCTCACTGCAGTCACTCTCTACTATGGGACCATTACATTCATTTATGTGATGCCCAAGTCCAGCTACTCTACTGACCAGAACAAGGTGGTGTCTGTGTTTTACACGGTGGCAATCCCCATGTTGAACCCCCTCATCTACAGTCTCAGGAATAATGAGATTAAGGGTGCTCTCAAGAGACAGCTTGGTagaaaaatatttccttaacAAAACTTCTTTTTTTGTGGGATTTGATGCAATAATATACCATTAATGTAATATTAAAAGAAACTTGGTTCCTGTGGGCAAAATATATCTGCATATAATTAGCCAGTATGAGGCTTCATAGTATACCTGGGGGTGGATCTTCAGACAGTaaatcagagaaaataatgaGTTAACTttaatgaaattaaattaaatttataattaGGAAACACAAATTGGTTTGCATGAAAAAAATCTTAATCTGCTGAGAATCCTTTTTAATACATATTCATacatgatttttcaaaagcaactCTATGTCATAAGTCAAGGTTATTGTACTTCCAAAACTTTAAAGCTGTGTTCATGTTCAACATCAGGTTATGCTGAGATGAGCCTGATAACCCTAGTTTTGCCTTGGCTGAGCACCTTCTGAGGGGAAATAACAAAGTGGAACCAGGCAGTAAAATTGCTAAAGACACTGTGCTTATAGAAAGGTTATCTGCTGGGGATGGTCTTTGTGGACTCATAAAATTCCAGCTGTTTTTCTGGGTTCTAACTCTAGCCTTGgattgaagccctggtgatgcagtggttaagagctcagctgctaaccaaaaggtcagcagactgaatccaccaggtgctccttggaaatcctatggggcagttctactttgtcctacagggtcactatgaattgggtcattatgagtcaaaattgactccatggggatgggtttggagccctggtggcacagtggttaagtgcttggctgctaacccgaagcttgggagtttgaatctaccagacactccttggaaaacctatagggaagttctactctgtcctacagggtcaatataagttggaattgacttgacagcaatgggtggtgGTAGAGTCTAAGAGTAAGAGAGCACCCTGACTAATGTGTGAGTTGTTCAATCAGATCAGAAGACATGACTTACGCTGAGGGAATGAGCAGGGTTCCCAAAGTCATCAGGGACTGAGCAGAGCAAAAGCAGAAAAGGATTTCTAGGAGAATCCGGGAAGCTTGATAAAACTGAGGAAGAAACTCTTGGAGGAATTTGTTTATGATCAGGCTCACATCCTGTTCTTAAAACTCCAGGGGACTGAACTCTTTCCCAGCCAAAATAGTGACTGTGTCTCAAACAGGCCaaatttacccctatttgcagatgactcctacatttatttttgtttcctgcCTCTACTTAAGGATTCAGACACAAATTGCATCTTTTTGCAAATAGAAACACAGGGAATTCCTTATTCAGGGTTCTGTAGAAAAACAGAACcagtagagaaagaaagagacacCAGTACTTTGAACCTTCTGTTCCAGCAACTGCAGGATTGGTAATTTTAAGCAACTCTCACGGTGAATACAACTAAAGCGAGAGGGATTTATCTAGCtgaattggctcacatgattatAGGAGGTAAACTCGTTGCTTTTGATCGATTGAGAATCATGGCGATGCCATGTGTTATAGACTAGAATTGCTCTAtatggttttcttagctgtaatctttatgcaaggagactgccaggtctttcctccacaacactgttgggtgggttggaaccatcaacctttaggttactagcTGAAAgcaaagtgtttgcaccacccagggtcatATATATATTCTGTAGTACATATAAATAACTTCATTGccgacgagttgattctgacagaactgccccatagagcttccaatgctgtaatcactatggaagcagactgtcacatctttcttccacagagcagctagtgggtttgaactgccaacattttagttagtagctgaatgcttaaccgctgtgccaccagagagacagagagagagattgattttgaGAACCTGGCTCACAGAATTAGGCAGGACaggaagtccaaaatctgtatgtgAAGTAAAAGGTTAGAAATTCTAGCAATGTTGTCTATTTACAATGTGGAAGCTGAATCCTTCTTCAGGAAACTACAGTTTGGTCTTAAGTCCTTCAAATGACTGGATGAAGCACATTCACATTGTAGAGGGTAATCTGCTTAGTTTAAGGTCAACTGATgaaatgttaatcacatgtaaataccttTATAGCAACCTCTAGACTACTGTTTGTCCAAACAACCGGGCACCATAGGCTATTCATGTTGACATGAAATTAATCATCACAGGCCATtaatcatttcattcattcaaaattaTACTGACTACTTCTAATATATCTGGTACTGTGTGGGCTATTGGAAATATAAGTGACAAACAAAGgtgtctgcattcctggaattaataTTCTAGTAGAGGAGACAGATGAAAAGAGTAACAAGTACATGATATAGAGTGTTAGAAGTTGGTGAGTGCAATGGAGAAAGAA from the Loxodonta africana isolate mLoxAfr1 chromosome 7, mLoxAfr1.hap2, whole genome shotgun sequence genome contains:
- the LOC100673095 gene encoding olfactory receptor 5P6-like, which gives rise to MDSLVDENHTAVTEFILLGLTEDPTLRVTLFVVILCIYLVTISGNLSTIILIRISSQLHHPMYFFLSHLAFSDIGYSSSVTPNMLINFLVERHTISYLGCAIQLGSVVFFGSAECCLLAAMAYDRFVAICNPLLYSTEMSTQVCVKLFSMAYVCAFLNTCCCTICFDSLCFCGPNQVNHFFCDFAPLVELSCSDVSIPAVVPSFSSGSIIVVTVFIIAISYVYILITILKMRSTQGHHKAFSTCTSHLTAVTLYYGTITFIYVMPKSSYSTDQNKVVSVFYTVAIPMLNPLIYSLRNNEIKGALKRQLGRKIFP